Part of the Cellulomonas hominis genome, GTCGCCGTCGCCACGATCCTCGCCGAGCTCGGCATGACCCCGCCGACGCTGGCGGCCGCGCTGCTGCACGACACGGTCGAGGACACGTCGTACTCCCTGGAGCAGCTGCGCGCCGAGTACGGCCCCGAGATCGCCATGCTGGTCGACGGCGTGACGAAGCTCGACAAGGTGACGTACGGGGACGCCGCGCAGGCCGAGACGGTCCGCAAGATGGTCGTCGCGATGTCCCGGGACATCCGCGTGCTCGTCATCAAGCTCGCCGACCGCCTGCACAACGCGCGGACCTGGAAGTTCGTCCCGGCCGCGTCGGCGGAGAAGAAGGCCCGCGAGACGCTCGAGATCTACGCCCCGCTGGCGCACCGCCTCGGCATGAACACGATCAAGTGGGAGCTCGAGGACCTGTCGTTCTCGACGCTGTACCCGAAGGTGTACGACGAGATCGTGCACCTGGTGGCCGAGCGCGCCCCCGCCCGCGAGGAGTACCTGGCCGTCGTGCGGGAGCAGGTCGGTGCCGACCTGCGCAGCGCGAAGATCAAGGCCACGGTCACCGGCCGGCCGAAGCACTACTACTCGATCTACCAGAAGATGATCGTGCGCGGCCGCGACTTCGCCGACATCTACGACCTGGTGGGCGTGCGCGTCCTGGTCGACACGGTGCGGGACTGCTACGCGGCGCTCGGCGCGCTGCACGCGCGGTGGAACCCGGTCCCGGGCCGGTTCAAGGACTACATCGCGATGCCCAAGTTCAACCTGTACCAGTCGCTGCACACGACGGTGATCGGGCCGAGCGGGAAGCCCGTCGAGATCCAGATCCGCACCCACGACATGCACCGGCGCGCGGAGTACGGCGTCGCGGCGCACTGGAAGTACAAGGAGAACGCCAAGAACGCCGGCGGCACGGACACCGACGGCAACGACATGGCGTGGCTCCGGCAGCTCGTCGACTGGCAGAAGGAGACGGCGGACCCCTCGGAGTTCCTCGACTCCCTGCGGTTCGAGATCGCCGACGGCGAGGTCTACGTCTTCACGCCGAAGGGCGACGTCATGGCGCTGCCCGCGGGGGCCACGCCGGTGGACTTCGCGTACGCGGTGCACACGGAGGTCGGCCACCGGACGATGGGCGCCCGCGTGAACGGCCGCCTGGTGCCGCTCGACTCGACGCTGGAGAACGGCGACGTCGTCGAGGTCTTCACGTCCAAGTCGGAGACCGCCGGCCCGTCCCGCGACTGGCTCGGCTTCGTCACCAGCCCGCGCGCCCGGAACAAGATCCGGCAGTGGTTCACCAAGGAGCGGCGCGAGGAGGCGATCGAGCACGGCAAGGACGCCATCGCCAAGGCGATGCGCAAGCAGAACCTGCCGATCCAGCGCCTGCTGTCCCACGAGTCGCTCGTCGCCCTGGCGAACGAGATGCGGTACGCCGACGTGTCCGCGCTGTACGCGGCGATCGGCGAGGGCCAGGTGTCCGCGGCGACGGTCGTGCAGCGCCTCGTGCACGCGATGGGCGGGGAGCCCGGCGCCGAGGAGGACATCGCCGAGGTCGCGCGCCCCGGCCAGACGGCGCGGCGGGTGCGCACCGGTGACCCGGGCGTGGTCGTCAAGGGCGTGGACGACATCTGGGTGAAGCTCGCCAAGTGCTGCACCCCGGTCCCGGGCGACGACATCATCGGCTTCGTCACGCGCGGCCAGGGCGTGTCGGTGCACCGGTCGGACTGCATCAACGTGGCCCAGCTCAAGATGCAGCCCGAGCGCATGGTCGACGTCGAGTGGAGCCAG contains:
- a CDS encoding RelA/SpoT family protein — encoded protein: MADQVRTSAPGGARPEAPASTGSTSRVRSRLARFGQGRAVGGQSPVIEPLLQAVRTNHPKADLGLLERAYATAEQAHRGQLRKSGDPYITHPVAVATILAELGMTPPTLAAALLHDTVEDTSYSLEQLRAEYGPEIAMLVDGVTKLDKVTYGDAAQAETVRKMVVAMSRDIRVLVIKLADRLHNARTWKFVPAASAEKKARETLEIYAPLAHRLGMNTIKWELEDLSFSTLYPKVYDEIVHLVAERAPAREEYLAVVREQVGADLRSAKIKATVTGRPKHYYSIYQKMIVRGRDFADIYDLVGVRVLVDTVRDCYAALGALHARWNPVPGRFKDYIAMPKFNLYQSLHTTVIGPSGKPVEIQIRTHDMHRRAEYGVAAHWKYKENAKNAGGTDTDGNDMAWLRQLVDWQKETADPSEFLDSLRFEIADGEVYVFTPKGDVMALPAGATPVDFAYAVHTEVGHRTMGARVNGRLVPLDSTLENGDVVEVFTSKSETAGPSRDWLGFVTSPRARNKIRQWFTKERREEAIEHGKDAIAKAMRKQNLPIQRLLSHESLVALANEMRYADVSALYAAIGEGQVSAATVVQRLVHAMGGEPGAEEDIAEVARPGQTARRVRTGDPGVVVKGVDDIWVKLAKCCTPVPGDDIIGFVTRGQGVSVHRSDCINVAQLKMQPERMVDVEWSQGSTALFLVQIQVEALDRNRLLSDVTRVLSDHHVNILSASVSTSRDRVAQSRFVFEMAEPSHLASVLSAVRKVEGVFDVYRITGAKAAEPVAEG